One window of Halichondria panicea chromosome 7, odHalPani1.1, whole genome shotgun sequence genomic DNA carries:
- the LOC135339040 gene encoding probable isocitrate dehydrogenase [NAD] subunit alpha, mitochondrial, whose product MFSPVLRRVCLSSRSSLARASSTQCVTLIEGDGIGPEISRAVVKVFEAADAPITWEPVDVSPVKTPDGRVTVPEGVIQSMERNKIGLKGPLETQIGKGSVSLNLTLRRVFSLYANVRPCRSVEGYKTGYDDVDLVTIRENTEGEYSGIEHEVIDGVVQSIKLITHKASMRVAEFAFNYARSAGRKSVTAVHKSNIMRRADGLFLACCAEVASQYPDIEYRDMYLDTACLHLVKRPHVFDVLVMPNLYGDILSDLCAGLVGGLGLTPSGNIGADGVAIFEAVHGTAPDIAGQDKANPTALLLSAVMMLHHLSFTQHADRIQAAILETIREGKFVTRDLGGGASCTEYTNRIIASLK is encoded by the exons ATGTTCTCTCCAGTTTTACGACGAGTGTGTCTCTCCTCAAGAAGCTCACTGGCTAGAGCAAGCAGTACACAA TGTGTTACTCTCATCGAAGGTGATGGTATCGGTCCTGAGATCTCTAGGGCTGTTGTCAAGGTGTTTGAGGCAGCAGATGCCCCCATAACCTGGGAGCCTGTGGACGTGAGCCCGGTCAAGACTCCTGACGGACGAGTGACAGTGCCTGAGGGCGTCATACAATCCATGGAGAGGAATAAAATTGGACTCAAAG gaccaCTAGAGACGCAGATAGGAAAGGGATCCGTTTCTCTCAACCTCACTCTACGCAG GGTTTTCAGCTTGTATGCCAACGTTCGTCCCTGTCGCTCTGTTGAGGGTTACAAGACTGGCTATGATGACGTCGACCTGGTCACCATCCGGGAGAACACTGAGGGAGAGTACAGTGGCATAGAACACGAG gttatAGACGGTGTGGTACAGAGCATCAAGCTCATCACTCACAAAGCCTCCATGAGAGTGGCAGAGTTTGCATTCAACTATGCCCGCTCTGCTGGTCGTAAATCCGTGACAGCTGTGCACAAGTCCAACATCATGAGACGAGCCGACGGACTGTTCCTGGCGTGTTGTGCAGAGGTGGCCAGCCAGTACCCAGACATTGAGTACAGGGACATGTATCTGGACACTGCCTGTCTGCAT CTTGTGAAGCGTCCGCATGTGTTTGATGTCCTGGTGATGCCCAACCTCTATGGGGACATTCTCAGTGACTTGTGTGCCGGACTAGTGGGTGGTCTGGGCCTCACTCCCAGCGGCAACATCGGGGCTGACGGTGTCGCCATATTTGAAGCT GTTCATGGGACGGCACCAGACATTGCAGGGCAGGACAAGGCCAACCCTACAGCACTCCTTCTCAGTGCCGTCATGATGTTACATCACCTCTCATTCACTCAGCACGCTGACAGAATCCAGGCAGCCATCTTAGAGACCATACGTGAAGGAAAG TTTGTGACGAGGGACctagggggaggggcctcaTGCACTGAGTACACGAACAGAATCATTGCCAGCCTCaaataa